A window of Clostridium botulinum BKT015925 contains these coding sequences:
- a CDS encoding nucleoside deaminase, with protein MEEEFMKLALKEAEIAKNKEEVPVGAVIVKNGKVIASAHNLRETLKDPTAHAEILAIKKACGILGNWRLSECEMYVTLEPCPMCTGAIIQSRIKKIYIGTFDPVAGCCGSVVDLAQNRYLNTMVDVTWIYDKECSEILTNFFKNRRK; from the coding sequence ATGGAAGAAGAATTTATGAAGCTTGCTTTAAAAGAGGCTGAAATAGCTAAAAATAAAGAGGAAGTTCCTGTGGGTGCTGTAATAGTTAAGAATGGTAAAGTTATAGCATCAGCTCATAATTTAAGAGAAACGTTGAAAGATCCAACTGCACATGCTGAAATTTTAGCAATAAAAAAAGCTTGTGGAATATTAGGAAATTGGAGACTTTCAGAGTGTGAAATGTATGTTACTTTGGAGCCTTGTCCGATGTGTACTGGTGCAATTATTCAATCAAGAATAAAAAAAATATATATAGGTACATTTGATCCTGTAGCAGGTTGTTGTGGTTCAGTTGTGGATTTAGCACAAAACAGGTATTTAAATACTATGGTTGATGTAACTTGGATATATGATAAAGAATGTAGTGAAATACTAACAAATTTTTTTAAAAACAGAAGAAAATAA
- the dnaX gene encoding DNA polymerase III subunit gamma/tau: MGYTALYREWRPRTFEEVVGQEHITLTLKNQMKNNRIAHAYLFCGTRGTGKTSTAKIFSKAVNCLNPQDGEPCNECDMCKKINAGLAIDVSEMDAASHNKVDDIRDLIEEVKYPPREGKYKVYIMDEAHMLTQGAVNAFLKTLEEPPENVVFILATTDPQKLPITILSRCQRFDFKRIKSDDILQRLIKITKEQGIFADNKSLSLIARMSDGAMRDALSILDQAISMGNGKVDYEQVINMLGLVTNDNLLKLTNAIIDKDVENSIRIIDDVVYGGKDINLFIKDMIHHMRNLMMVKVSQNPEDVLDMSEENINFLKEQSTKIRIEEIMRCIRILQECEEQSKWSKQGRIYLELAIIKMCKIEYDTSKEVLLSRLNKLENIIKDGNITINTKENNTRDKCSENKSMVKASTVKKQKLDIKEEVIEVNSDSKITVEDVKKSWKDILEVFKAKRHMVLYASLITGNVTECTGGVITIKYEQQYAFNIKRLEKEDSRKIVEEIFSHELKEKVRIKYIVDKKEERKSPEEILKEAFGEDLVEIIDE; the protein is encoded by the coding sequence ATGGGGTATACTGCTTTATATAGAGAATGGAGACCAAGAACTTTTGAAGAAGTTGTGGGTCAGGAGCATATAACATTAACATTAAAAAATCAGATGAAAAATAATAGAATAGCACATGCATATCTTTTTTGTGGCACAAGAGGTACTGGAAAAACTTCTACTGCAAAAATATTTTCCAAGGCGGTAAATTGTTTGAACCCACAAGATGGTGAGCCATGTAATGAGTGTGATATGTGCAAAAAAATAAATGCAGGACTTGCAATAGATGTATCTGAAATGGATGCAGCATCACACAATAAAGTTGATGATATTAGAGATCTTATAGAAGAAGTTAAATATCCTCCGAGAGAAGGAAAATATAAAGTTTATATAATGGATGAGGCGCATATGTTAACTCAAGGAGCAGTAAATGCTTTTTTAAAGACATTAGAGGAACCGCCAGAAAACGTAGTATTTATTTTAGCAACAACAGATCCTCAGAAATTGCCTATAACAATATTATCAAGATGTCAAAGATTTGATTTTAAAAGAATAAAAAGTGATGATATTCTTCAAAGGCTAATTAAAATTACAAAAGAACAGGGAATTTTTGCAGATAATAAAAGTTTAAGTCTTATAGCAAGAATGTCAGATGGAGCTATGAGAGATGCCTTGAGTATATTAGATCAGGCGATATCAATGGGAAATGGAAAAGTAGATTATGAGCAAGTAATAAATATGTTAGGACTTGTCACTAATGATAATTTATTAAAGCTTACAAATGCTATTATAGATAAAGATGTTGAAAATTCCATTAGGATTATAGATGATGTAGTGTATGGTGGAAAAGATATAAATCTATTTATAAAAGATATGATACATCATATGAGAAATTTAATGATGGTAAAGGTAAGTCAAAATCCTGAAGATGTATTAGATATGTCTGAAGAAAATATAAATTTTTTGAAAGAACAATCTACAAAAATAAGAATAGAAGAAATAATGAGATGTATAAGAATCCTACAGGAATGTGAAGAGCAATCAAAATGGAGTAAGCAAGGAAGAATATATTTAGAACTGGCCATAATAAAAATGTGTAAAATAGAGTATGATACATCTAAAGAAGTTTTATTATCTAGACTAAATAAGCTAGAAAACATAATAAAAGATGGAAATATAACAATAAACACTAAAGAAAATAATACTAGAGATAAGTGTAGTGAAAATAAATCTATGGTAAAAGCATCGACAGTAAAGAAGCAAAAATTAGATATAAAAGAAGAAGTAATAGAAGTAAATTCTGATTCTAAAATTACTGTTGAAGATGTAAAAAAATCATGGAAAGATATATTAGAAGTTTTTAAAGCAAAAAGACATATGGTACTTTATGCTTCACTAATAACAGGAAATGTAACAGAATGCACAGGTGGAGTTATAACAATAAAATATGAACAACAATATGCTTTTAATATAAAAAGACTAGAGAAAGAAGATAGCCGAAAAATAGTAGAAGAAATATTTTCACATGAACTAAAAGAGAAGGTTAGAATAAAATATATTGTAGATAAAAAAGAGGAGAGGAAATCTCCTGAAGAAATATTAAAAGAAGCATTTGGAGAAGATTTAGTAGAAATAATTGATGAATAA
- a CDS encoding YbaB/EbfC family nucleoid-associated protein, protein MARGGFPGMGGGMNINNLMKQAQKMQQQMQQVQSELEEKEFVASSGGGAVTVKANGKKEIISINIEPDVVDPDDVEMLQDLILAACNQVLKTADEETNKEMKKLTGGLNMPGMF, encoded by the coding sequence ATGGCAAGAGGTGGATTCCCAGGAATGGGTGGCGGAATGAATATAAACAACTTAATGAAACAAGCACAAAAGATGCAACAACAAATGCAACAAGTTCAATCAGAACTTGAAGAAAAAGAATTTGTAGCATCATCTGGCGGTGGTGCTGTTACTGTTAAAGCTAACGGAAAAAAAGAAATAATTAGCATAAATATTGAACCAGATGTTGTTGACCCAGATGATGTTGAAATGTTACAAGATTTAATATTAGCAGCATGTAATCAAGTTTTAAAGACAGCTGATGAAGAAACAAATAAGGAAATGAAAAAGCTTACAGGTGGTTTAAATATGCCTGGAATGTTCTAG